From Oncorhynchus keta strain PuntledgeMale-10-30-2019 unplaced genomic scaffold, Oket_V2 Un_contig_871_pilon_pilon, whole genome shotgun sequence, a single genomic window includes:
- the LOC127926959 gene encoding uncharacterized protein LOC127926959 — translation MRLLLHGSLSTELQTRVLIHRATVQTRVLIHRATDQGPYSQSYRPGSLSTELQYRPGSLFTELQTRVLIHRATVQTRVLIHRATDQGPYSQSYRPGSLSTELQTRVLIHRATVQTRVLIHRATEQGPYSQSYRPGSLSTELQYRPGSLFTELQTRVLIHRATVQTRVLIHRTTDQGPYPQSYRPGSLSTELQTRVLIHRATDQGPYSQSYSTDQGPYSQSYSTDQGPYSQSYRPGSLFTELQTRVLIHRATDQGPYPQSYRPGSLFTELQTRVLIHRATDQGPYSQSYRPGSLSTELQYRPGSLFTELQTRVLIHRATDQGPYSQRE, via the exons ATGAGACTGCTCCTCCATG GGTCCTTATCCACAGAGCTACAGACCAGGGTCCTtattcacagagctacagtacagaccagggtccttatccacagagctacagaccagggtccttattcacagagctacagaccagggtccttatccacagagctacagtacagaccagggtccttattcacagagctacagaccagggtccttatccacagagctacagtacagaccagggtccttattcacagagctacagaccagggtccttattcacagagctacagaccagggtccttatccacagagctacagaccagggtccttatccacagagctacagtacagaccaGGGTCCTTATTCACAGAGCTACAGAACAGGGTCCTTATTCACAGAGCTACAGACCAGGGTCCTTAtccacagagctacagtacagaccagggtccttattcacagagctacagaccagggtccttatccacagagctacagtacagaccaGGGTCCTTATTCACAGAactacagaccagggtccttatccacagagctacagaccagggtccttatccacagagctacagaccagggtccttatccacagagctacagaccagggtccttattcacagagctacagtacagaccagggtccttattcacagagctacagtacagaccagggtccttattcacagagctacagaccagggtccttattcacagagctacagaccagggtccttattcacagagctacagaccagggtccttatccacagagctacagaccagggtccttattcacagagctacagaccagggtccttattcacagagctacagaccagggtccttattcacagagctacagaccagggtccttatccacagagctacagtacagaccagggtccttattcacagagctacagaccagggtccttatccacagagctacagaccagggtccttattcacaga gagagtga